AAATCCCATCAGGACTTACTCTTCTGGCAACGACTCTATCACCATCATGGGTCCGGGCCACTACTACTATATTTGCGGTTTCCCGGGCCATTGCCAGACCGGTCAGAAGATTGATGTTAGGGTCCTTAAAGTTTCTAGGCCCATTGATATTCCAACTGGAAGCCCAAGTCCAGCTCCTGCAGCAGCCTCATCTACTACTAATGTCCATGTAATTGCACCTAGCCCAGCCAAAAAGAGCAGTGCACCCTCATTGTTCATAACTAACGGGCTTGGTCTTGGGCTTTGCCTCACTCTGTTCATGATTATTATTAGTGCAGATTATGTACTTTAATTGTACTAGGGGCTAACCCAATGTTGTAGGGTATTAATTAATGTTAATGGACAAGAGAATTTTGGGGATTTACCATTAAATGTTCGGGTTTTAATTCGTACCCATATggaaaagatgattttatgttatatgGATAGTAGGGAATAACAATTTATGACAATGGTCGGTTGAAATGACAGATGTAACCAGTAACATGTTACGTGGGATCAAACTAT
This DNA window, taken from Solanum dulcamara chromosome 3, daSolDulc1.2, whole genome shotgun sequence, encodes the following:
- the LOC129881748 gene encoding mavicyanin-like, translating into MDFRKEAMFFVSITVVFSFFMATLAGASVYKVGDDAGWTIGSANVDYHTWVAKKKFRVGDILVFEYNRTENNVLRVDLPDYHKCNAANPIRTYSSGNDSITIMGPGHYYYICGFPGHCQTGQKIDVRVLKVSRPIDIPTGSPSPAPAAASSTTNVHVIAPSPAKKSSAPSLFITNGLGLGLCLTLFMIIISADYVL